A section of the Paralichthys olivaceus isolate ysfri-2021 chromosome 16, ASM2471397v2, whole genome shotgun sequence genome encodes:
- the LOC109646828 gene encoding transmembrane protein 14C-like has protein sequence MALDWIGFSYAVLVSAGGIIGFVKAGSVTSLAAGLLFGLLAAVGAYLASQNPKNVWLSLGTSGTLTVVMGLRFINSWKFMPAGLMTLLSGLMLVRIITAMLNRPHES, from the exons ATGGCTCTGGACTGGATCGGGTTCAGCTATGCTGTTCTGGTGTCAGCGGGAGGAATCATTGGTTTTGTGAAAGCAG GCAGCGTCACCTCTCTGGCTGCAGGGCTCCTGTTTGGCCTGTTGGCCGCGGTCGGTGCTTATCTGGCATCTCAAAATCCAAAGAATGTCTGGCTGTCACTGG GCACCTCAGGAACTCTGACTGTGGTGATGGGACTGAGATTCATCAACTCCTGGAAGTTCATGCCGGCAGGTttaatgactttattaag CGGACTGATGCTGGTGAGGATCATAACTGCGATGCTGAACAGGCCTCACGAATCCTGA
- the LOC109646799 gene encoding serine/threonine-protein kinase MAK-like isoform X2, which yields MTDCRTVWDGQGSSLQERLGSLWTMNRYTTLKQLGDGTYGTVLLGKSNDSGELVAIKRMKRKFYSWDECLNLREVKSLKKLNHANVVKLKEVIRESDHLYFVFEYMKENLYQLMKEREDKMFSENEIRNILFQVLSGLAFVHKHGYFHRDMKPENLLCMGPELVKIADFGLAREIRSQPPYTDYVSTRWYRAPEVLLKSNSYSSPIDIWAVGCIMAELYTLGPLFPGNSEVDEIFKICQVLGTLRKSDWPDGYNLASSMNFRFPKCIPTSLRALVPNASDEAITLMKDMLRWDPEKRPSAAQALRYPYFHVGQALGAPLKFSEQHKARTKISEAATEPKPLSLCETDLEPSEQRKTQVELKSSRLPLHQPLQEIPLPQDNTDPTSQQATAGQQQQQQPLSLVKNQQPRGPAAGAENIVSGVRTGRRRWGQTSFKRVDSWDDGDDTGAGGSISKKPTISSLKERTLNGHGCRFPESKNNTVAKLSSGSGLKRTDSTSSSAKQHYLRQSRYLPGINPKSNSSGRSQVTGRNLWDNSCPTRGRALEFHLNKDKQLLKEKNLEEVDLSKDSLMSNNQTKTNKSAAQKSEAAAARLKNTPIEGDSAIDLSSTADLRTDSKTRMCKNKISSNKLAPSNEEYERWRSRSVNPHISGSSSGSAANKSSSRGTNNQPVHGRVDWAAKYGGHR from the exons gatgaagaggaagtttTATTCATGGGACGAGTGTTTGAATCTGAGAGAAGTGAAG TCTCTGAAGAAGCTGAACCATGCTAACGTGGTGAAACTGAAGGAAGTCATCAGAGAAAGCGACCACCTCTACTTTGTCTTTGAGtacatgaaagaaaacctcTATCAGCTCATGAAAGAGCG GGAAGATAAGATGTTTTCTGAAAATGAGATAAGGAACATTCTGTTCCAAGTGTTGTCTGGTTTAGCATTTGTGCATAAACACG GGTATTTCCATCGTGATATGAAGCCGGAGAATTTGCTCTGCATGGGTCCAGAGCTGGTTAAGATTGCAGACTTTGGACTAGCAAGGGAAATCCGCTCCCAGCCGCCTTACACTGATTATGTGTCCACGAGATG GTATCGGGCCCCAGAAGTTCTGCTCAAGTCCAACTCCTACAGCTCACCCATCGACATCTGGGCCGTGGGCTGCATCATGGCGGAGCTGTACACCCTCGGACCTCTGTTCCCCGGCAACAGCGAGGTGGACGAGATCTTCAAGATCTGTCAGGTGCTGGGAACGCTGAGGAAG TCGGACTGGCCTGACGGCTACAACCTGGCCTCCTCGATGAACTTCCGCTTCCCGAAGTGTATCCCCACCAGCCTCAGAGCCCTGGTCCCCAACGCCAGCGACGAGGCGATCACGCTGATGAAAGACATGTTGAGGTGGGATCCAGAGAAAAGACCAAGTGCTGCTCAG GCTCTGCGGTATCCATACTTCCATGTCGGCCAGGCACTTGGAGCTCCTCTGAAGTTCTCAGAGCAGCACAAGGCCCGGACGAAGATTTCCGAGGCGGCTACAGAACCAAagcctctgtccctctgtgagaCGGACCTGGAGCCCAGCGAGCAGAGGAAGACCCAGGTGGAGCTAAAGTCCTCCAGGCTACCTCTACACCAGCCTCTACAGGAGATCCCTCTTCCTCAGGACAACACAGATCCAACGTCACAACAAGCTACAgcggggcagcagcagcagcagcagccgctcaGCCTGGTGAAGAACCAGCAACCA CGAGGGCCGGCTGCTGGAGCTGAGAACATCGTGTCTGGAGTCAGGACCGGACGTAGACGATGGGGTCAAACATCGTTCAAGCGAGTCGACAGCTGGGACGACGGTGACGACACAGGCGCTGGAGGTTCCATCTCCAAAAAACCCACCATAAGCTCTCTGAAAGAGAGGACGCTCAATGGACACGGCTGTCG aTTTCCGGAGTCAAAGAACAACACAGTAGCTAAGTTATCGAGCGGCAGCGGGCTCAAGAGAACGGACTCCACCTCCTCATCTGCCAAGCAGCACTACCTCCGCCAGTCCAGGTATCTGCCag GCATTAATCCAAAAAGCAACTCCTCAGGACGAAGCCAGGTGACCGGCAGGAACCTGTGGGACAACTCGTGTCCTACCAGAGGACGGGCCCTGGAATTCCATCTTAATAAAG ataaGCAGCTTCTGAAGGAAAAGAACCTGGAGGAAGTTGATCTTTCCAAAG ACTCGTTAATGAGCAACAACCAAACCAAGACAAATAAATCAGCTGCTCAGAAGAGTGAAGCGGCAGCAGCTCGACTGAAGAACACGCCGATCGAAGGCGACTCTGCAA TTGATCTCTCCTCAACTGCTGATCTGAGAACTGATTCCAAAACCAGAATGTGTAAGAACAAGATCTCTTCAAATAAACTGGCCCCCTCAAATGAAG agtATGAAAGGTGGAGGAGCAGATCTGTGAATCCTCACATCTCTGGATCCAGCAGCGGCTCTGCGGCGAACAAAAGCTCCTCACGGGGCACAAACAACCAGCCGGTGCACGGACGAGTCGACTGGGCCGCCAAGTACGGAGGCCACCGGTAG
- the LOC109646799 gene encoding serine/threonine-protein kinase MAK-like isoform X4: MEDKMFSENEIRNILFQVLSGLAFVHKHGYFHRDMKPENLLCMGPELVKIADFGLAREIRSQPPYTDYVSTRWYRAPEVLLKSNSYSSPIDIWAVGCIMAELYTLGPLFPGNSEVDEIFKICQVLGTLRKSDWPDGYNLASSMNFRFPKCIPTSLRALVPNASDEAITLMKDMLRWDPEKRPSAAQALRYPYFHVGQALGAPLKFSEQHKARTKISEAATEPKPLSLCETDLEPSEQRKTQVELKSSRLPLHQPLQEIPLPQDNTDPTSQQATAGQQQQQQPLSLVKNQQPQRGPAAGAENIVSGVRTGRRRWGQTSFKRVDSWDDGDDTGAGGSISKKPTISSLKERTLNGHGCRFPESKNNTVAKLSSGSGLKRTDSTSSSAKQHYLRQSRYLPGINPKSNSSGRSQVTGRNLWDNSCPTRGRALEFHLNKDKQLLKEKNLEEVDLSKDSLMSNNQTKTNKSAAQKSEAAAARLKNTPIEGDSAIDLSSTADLRTDSKTRMCKNKISSNKLAPSNEEYERWRSRSVNPHISGSSSGSAANKSSSRGTNNQPVHGRVDWAAKYGGHR, translated from the exons AT GGAAGATAAGATGTTTTCTGAAAATGAGATAAGGAACATTCTGTTCCAAGTGTTGTCTGGTTTAGCATTTGTGCATAAACACG GGTATTTCCATCGTGATATGAAGCCGGAGAATTTGCTCTGCATGGGTCCAGAGCTGGTTAAGATTGCAGACTTTGGACTAGCAAGGGAAATCCGCTCCCAGCCGCCTTACACTGATTATGTGTCCACGAGATG GTATCGGGCCCCAGAAGTTCTGCTCAAGTCCAACTCCTACAGCTCACCCATCGACATCTGGGCCGTGGGCTGCATCATGGCGGAGCTGTACACCCTCGGACCTCTGTTCCCCGGCAACAGCGAGGTGGACGAGATCTTCAAGATCTGTCAGGTGCTGGGAACGCTGAGGAAG TCGGACTGGCCTGACGGCTACAACCTGGCCTCCTCGATGAACTTCCGCTTCCCGAAGTGTATCCCCACCAGCCTCAGAGCCCTGGTCCCCAACGCCAGCGACGAGGCGATCACGCTGATGAAAGACATGTTGAGGTGGGATCCAGAGAAAAGACCAAGTGCTGCTCAG GCTCTGCGGTATCCATACTTCCATGTCGGCCAGGCACTTGGAGCTCCTCTGAAGTTCTCAGAGCAGCACAAGGCCCGGACGAAGATTTCCGAGGCGGCTACAGAACCAAagcctctgtccctctgtgagaCGGACCTGGAGCCCAGCGAGCAGAGGAAGACCCAGGTGGAGCTAAAGTCCTCCAGGCTACCTCTACACCAGCCTCTACAGGAGATCCCTCTTCCTCAGGACAACACAGATCCAACGTCACAACAAGCTACAgcggggcagcagcagcagcagcagccgctcaGCCTGGTGAAGAACCAGCAACCA CAGCGAGGGCCGGCTGCTGGAGCTGAGAACATCGTGTCTGGAGTCAGGACCGGACGTAGACGATGGGGTCAAACATCGTTCAAGCGAGTCGACAGCTGGGACGACGGTGACGACACAGGCGCTGGAGGTTCCATCTCCAAAAAACCCACCATAAGCTCTCTGAAAGAGAGGACGCTCAATGGACACGGCTGTCG aTTTCCGGAGTCAAAGAACAACACAGTAGCTAAGTTATCGAGCGGCAGCGGGCTCAAGAGAACGGACTCCACCTCCTCATCTGCCAAGCAGCACTACCTCCGCCAGTCCAGGTATCTGCCag GCATTAATCCAAAAAGCAACTCCTCAGGACGAAGCCAGGTGACCGGCAGGAACCTGTGGGACAACTCGTGTCCTACCAGAGGACGGGCCCTGGAATTCCATCTTAATAAAG ataaGCAGCTTCTGAAGGAAAAGAACCTGGAGGAAGTTGATCTTTCCAAAG ACTCGTTAATGAGCAACAACCAAACCAAGACAAATAAATCAGCTGCTCAGAAGAGTGAAGCGGCAGCAGCTCGACTGAAGAACACGCCGATCGAAGGCGACTCTGCAA TTGATCTCTCCTCAACTGCTGATCTGAGAACTGATTCCAAAACCAGAATGTGTAAGAACAAGATCTCTTCAAATAAACTGGCCCCCTCAAATGAAG agtATGAAAGGTGGAGGAGCAGATCTGTGAATCCTCACATCTCTGGATCCAGCAGCGGCTCTGCGGCGAACAAAAGCTCCTCACGGGGCACAAACAACCAGCCGGTGCACGGACGAGTCGACTGGGCCGCCAAGTACGGAGGCCACCGGTAG
- the LOC109646799 gene encoding serine/threonine-protein kinase MAK-like isoform X1, which yields MTDCRTVWDGQGSSLQERLGSLWTMNRYTTLKQLGDGTYGTVLLGKSNDSGELVAIKRMKRKFYSWDECLNLREVKSLKKLNHANVVKLKEVIRESDHLYFVFEYMKENLYQLMKEREDKMFSENEIRNILFQVLSGLAFVHKHGYFHRDMKPENLLCMGPELVKIADFGLAREIRSQPPYTDYVSTRWYRAPEVLLKSNSYSSPIDIWAVGCIMAELYTLGPLFPGNSEVDEIFKICQVLGTLRKSDWPDGYNLASSMNFRFPKCIPTSLRALVPNASDEAITLMKDMLRWDPEKRPSAAQALRYPYFHVGQALGAPLKFSEQHKARTKISEAATEPKPLSLCETDLEPSEQRKTQVELKSSRLPLHQPLQEIPLPQDNTDPTSQQATAGQQQQQQPLSLVKNQQPQRGPAAGAENIVSGVRTGRRRWGQTSFKRVDSWDDGDDTGAGGSISKKPTISSLKERTLNGHGCRFPESKNNTVAKLSSGSGLKRTDSTSSSAKQHYLRQSRYLPGINPKSNSSGRSQVTGRNLWDNSCPTRGRALEFHLNKDKQLLKEKNLEEVDLSKDSLMSNNQTKTNKSAAQKSEAAAARLKNTPIEGDSAIDLSSTADLRTDSKTRMCKNKISSNKLAPSNEEYERWRSRSVNPHISGSSSGSAANKSSSRGTNNQPVHGRVDWAAKYGGHR from the exons gatgaagaggaagtttTATTCATGGGACGAGTGTTTGAATCTGAGAGAAGTGAAG TCTCTGAAGAAGCTGAACCATGCTAACGTGGTGAAACTGAAGGAAGTCATCAGAGAAAGCGACCACCTCTACTTTGTCTTTGAGtacatgaaagaaaacctcTATCAGCTCATGAAAGAGCG GGAAGATAAGATGTTTTCTGAAAATGAGATAAGGAACATTCTGTTCCAAGTGTTGTCTGGTTTAGCATTTGTGCATAAACACG GGTATTTCCATCGTGATATGAAGCCGGAGAATTTGCTCTGCATGGGTCCAGAGCTGGTTAAGATTGCAGACTTTGGACTAGCAAGGGAAATCCGCTCCCAGCCGCCTTACACTGATTATGTGTCCACGAGATG GTATCGGGCCCCAGAAGTTCTGCTCAAGTCCAACTCCTACAGCTCACCCATCGACATCTGGGCCGTGGGCTGCATCATGGCGGAGCTGTACACCCTCGGACCTCTGTTCCCCGGCAACAGCGAGGTGGACGAGATCTTCAAGATCTGTCAGGTGCTGGGAACGCTGAGGAAG TCGGACTGGCCTGACGGCTACAACCTGGCCTCCTCGATGAACTTCCGCTTCCCGAAGTGTATCCCCACCAGCCTCAGAGCCCTGGTCCCCAACGCCAGCGACGAGGCGATCACGCTGATGAAAGACATGTTGAGGTGGGATCCAGAGAAAAGACCAAGTGCTGCTCAG GCTCTGCGGTATCCATACTTCCATGTCGGCCAGGCACTTGGAGCTCCTCTGAAGTTCTCAGAGCAGCACAAGGCCCGGACGAAGATTTCCGAGGCGGCTACAGAACCAAagcctctgtccctctgtgagaCGGACCTGGAGCCCAGCGAGCAGAGGAAGACCCAGGTGGAGCTAAAGTCCTCCAGGCTACCTCTACACCAGCCTCTACAGGAGATCCCTCTTCCTCAGGACAACACAGATCCAACGTCACAACAAGCTACAgcggggcagcagcagcagcagcagccgctcaGCCTGGTGAAGAACCAGCAACCA CAGCGAGGGCCGGCTGCTGGAGCTGAGAACATCGTGTCTGGAGTCAGGACCGGACGTAGACGATGGGGTCAAACATCGTTCAAGCGAGTCGACAGCTGGGACGACGGTGACGACACAGGCGCTGGAGGTTCCATCTCCAAAAAACCCACCATAAGCTCTCTGAAAGAGAGGACGCTCAATGGACACGGCTGTCG aTTTCCGGAGTCAAAGAACAACACAGTAGCTAAGTTATCGAGCGGCAGCGGGCTCAAGAGAACGGACTCCACCTCCTCATCTGCCAAGCAGCACTACCTCCGCCAGTCCAGGTATCTGCCag GCATTAATCCAAAAAGCAACTCCTCAGGACGAAGCCAGGTGACCGGCAGGAACCTGTGGGACAACTCGTGTCCTACCAGAGGACGGGCCCTGGAATTCCATCTTAATAAAG ataaGCAGCTTCTGAAGGAAAAGAACCTGGAGGAAGTTGATCTTTCCAAAG ACTCGTTAATGAGCAACAACCAAACCAAGACAAATAAATCAGCTGCTCAGAAGAGTGAAGCGGCAGCAGCTCGACTGAAGAACACGCCGATCGAAGGCGACTCTGCAA TTGATCTCTCCTCAACTGCTGATCTGAGAACTGATTCCAAAACCAGAATGTGTAAGAACAAGATCTCTTCAAATAAACTGGCCCCCTCAAATGAAG agtATGAAAGGTGGAGGAGCAGATCTGTGAATCCTCACATCTCTGGATCCAGCAGCGGCTCTGCGGCGAACAAAAGCTCCTCACGGGGCACAAACAACCAGCCGGTGCACGGACGAGTCGACTGGGCCGCCAAGTACGGAGGCCACCGGTAG
- the LOC109646799 gene encoding serine/threonine-protein kinase MAK-like isoform X3, with protein sequence MTDCRTVWDGQGSSLQERLGSLWTMNRYTTLKQLGDGTYGTVLLGKSNDSGELVAIKRMKRKFYSWDECLNLREVKSLKKLNHANVVKLKEVIRESDHLYFVFEYMKENLYQLMKERNKLFPESVVRNMTFQILQGLSVVHKHGYFHRDMKPENLLCMGPELVKIADFGLAREIRSQPPYTDYVSTRWYRAPEVLLKSNSYSSPIDIWAVGCIMAELYTLGPLFPGNSEVDEIFKICQVLGTLRKSDWPDGYNLASSMNFRFPKCIPTSLRALVPNASDEAITLMKDMLRWDPEKRPSAAQALRYPYFHVGQALGAPLKFSEQHKARTKISEAATEPKPLSLCETDLEPSEQRKTQVELKSSRLPLHQPLQEIPLPQDNTDPTSQQATAGQQQQQQPLSLVKNQQPQRGPAAGAENIVSGVRTGRRRWGQTSFKRVDSWDDGDDTGAGGSISKKPTISSLKERTLNGHGCRFPESKNNTVAKLSSGSGLKRTDSTSSSAKQHYLRQSRYLPGINPKSNSSGRSQVTGRNLWDNSCPTRGRALEFHLNKDKQLLKEKNLEEVDLSKDSLMSNNQTKTNKSAAQKSEAAAARLKNTPIEGDSAIDLSSTADLRTDSKTRMCKNKISSNKLAPSNEEYERWRSRSVNPHISGSSSGSAANKSSSRGTNNQPVHGRVDWAAKYGGHR encoded by the exons gatgaagaggaagtttTATTCATGGGACGAGTGTTTGAATCTGAGAGAAGTGAAG TCTCTGAAGAAGCTGAACCATGCTAACGTGGTGAAACTGAAGGAAGTCATCAGAGAAAGCGACCACCTCTACTTTGTCTTTGAGtacatgaaagaaaacctcTATCAGCTCATGAAAGAGCG aaacaAGTTGTTCCCTGAGTCAGTCGTcagaaacatgacatttcagatATTACAGGGACTGTCCGTTGTTCACAAACATG GGTATTTCCATCGTGATATGAAGCCGGAGAATTTGCTCTGCATGGGTCCAGAGCTGGTTAAGATTGCAGACTTTGGACTAGCAAGGGAAATCCGCTCCCAGCCGCCTTACACTGATTATGTGTCCACGAGATG GTATCGGGCCCCAGAAGTTCTGCTCAAGTCCAACTCCTACAGCTCACCCATCGACATCTGGGCCGTGGGCTGCATCATGGCGGAGCTGTACACCCTCGGACCTCTGTTCCCCGGCAACAGCGAGGTGGACGAGATCTTCAAGATCTGTCAGGTGCTGGGAACGCTGAGGAAG TCGGACTGGCCTGACGGCTACAACCTGGCCTCCTCGATGAACTTCCGCTTCCCGAAGTGTATCCCCACCAGCCTCAGAGCCCTGGTCCCCAACGCCAGCGACGAGGCGATCACGCTGATGAAAGACATGTTGAGGTGGGATCCAGAGAAAAGACCAAGTGCTGCTCAG GCTCTGCGGTATCCATACTTCCATGTCGGCCAGGCACTTGGAGCTCCTCTGAAGTTCTCAGAGCAGCACAAGGCCCGGACGAAGATTTCCGAGGCGGCTACAGAACCAAagcctctgtccctctgtgagaCGGACCTGGAGCCCAGCGAGCAGAGGAAGACCCAGGTGGAGCTAAAGTCCTCCAGGCTACCTCTACACCAGCCTCTACAGGAGATCCCTCTTCCTCAGGACAACACAGATCCAACGTCACAACAAGCTACAgcggggcagcagcagcagcagcagccgctcaGCCTGGTGAAGAACCAGCAACCA CAGCGAGGGCCGGCTGCTGGAGCTGAGAACATCGTGTCTGGAGTCAGGACCGGACGTAGACGATGGGGTCAAACATCGTTCAAGCGAGTCGACAGCTGGGACGACGGTGACGACACAGGCGCTGGAGGTTCCATCTCCAAAAAACCCACCATAAGCTCTCTGAAAGAGAGGACGCTCAATGGACACGGCTGTCG aTTTCCGGAGTCAAAGAACAACACAGTAGCTAAGTTATCGAGCGGCAGCGGGCTCAAGAGAACGGACTCCACCTCCTCATCTGCCAAGCAGCACTACCTCCGCCAGTCCAGGTATCTGCCag GCATTAATCCAAAAAGCAACTCCTCAGGACGAAGCCAGGTGACCGGCAGGAACCTGTGGGACAACTCGTGTCCTACCAGAGGACGGGCCCTGGAATTCCATCTTAATAAAG ataaGCAGCTTCTGAAGGAAAAGAACCTGGAGGAAGTTGATCTTTCCAAAG ACTCGTTAATGAGCAACAACCAAACCAAGACAAATAAATCAGCTGCTCAGAAGAGTGAAGCGGCAGCAGCTCGACTGAAGAACACGCCGATCGAAGGCGACTCTGCAA TTGATCTCTCCTCAACTGCTGATCTGAGAACTGATTCCAAAACCAGAATGTGTAAGAACAAGATCTCTTCAAATAAACTGGCCCCCTCAAATGAAG agtATGAAAGGTGGAGGAGCAGATCTGTGAATCCTCACATCTCTGGATCCAGCAGCGGCTCTGCGGCGAACAAAAGCTCCTCACGGGGCACAAACAACCAGCCGGTGCACGGACGAGTCGACTGGGCCGCCAAGTACGGAGGCCACCGGTAG
- the LOC109646799 gene encoding serine/threonine-protein kinase MAK-like isoform X5, protein MTFQILQGLSVVHKHGYFHRDMKPENLLCMGPELVKIADFGLAREIRSQPPYTDYVSTRWYRAPEVLLKSNSYSSPIDIWAVGCIMAELYTLGPLFPGNSEVDEIFKICQVLGTLRKSDWPDGYNLASSMNFRFPKCIPTSLRALVPNASDEAITLMKDMLRWDPEKRPSAAQALRYPYFHVGQALGAPLKFSEQHKARTKISEAATEPKPLSLCETDLEPSEQRKTQVELKSSRLPLHQPLQEIPLPQDNTDPTSQQATAGQQQQQQPLSLVKNQQPQRGPAAGAENIVSGVRTGRRRWGQTSFKRVDSWDDGDDTGAGGSISKKPTISSLKERTLNGHGCRFPESKNNTVAKLSSGSGLKRTDSTSSSAKQHYLRQSRYLPGINPKSNSSGRSQVTGRNLWDNSCPTRGRALEFHLNKDKQLLKEKNLEEVDLSKDSLMSNNQTKTNKSAAQKSEAAAARLKNTPIEGDSAIDLSSTADLRTDSKTRMCKNKISSNKLAPSNEEYERWRSRSVNPHISGSSSGSAANKSSSRGTNNQPVHGRVDWAAKYGGHR, encoded by the exons atgacatttcagatATTACAGGGACTGTCCGTTGTTCACAAACATG GGTATTTCCATCGTGATATGAAGCCGGAGAATTTGCTCTGCATGGGTCCAGAGCTGGTTAAGATTGCAGACTTTGGACTAGCAAGGGAAATCCGCTCCCAGCCGCCTTACACTGATTATGTGTCCACGAGATG GTATCGGGCCCCAGAAGTTCTGCTCAAGTCCAACTCCTACAGCTCACCCATCGACATCTGGGCCGTGGGCTGCATCATGGCGGAGCTGTACACCCTCGGACCTCTGTTCCCCGGCAACAGCGAGGTGGACGAGATCTTCAAGATCTGTCAGGTGCTGGGAACGCTGAGGAAG TCGGACTGGCCTGACGGCTACAACCTGGCCTCCTCGATGAACTTCCGCTTCCCGAAGTGTATCCCCACCAGCCTCAGAGCCCTGGTCCCCAACGCCAGCGACGAGGCGATCACGCTGATGAAAGACATGTTGAGGTGGGATCCAGAGAAAAGACCAAGTGCTGCTCAG GCTCTGCGGTATCCATACTTCCATGTCGGCCAGGCACTTGGAGCTCCTCTGAAGTTCTCAGAGCAGCACAAGGCCCGGACGAAGATTTCCGAGGCGGCTACAGAACCAAagcctctgtccctctgtgagaCGGACCTGGAGCCCAGCGAGCAGAGGAAGACCCAGGTGGAGCTAAAGTCCTCCAGGCTACCTCTACACCAGCCTCTACAGGAGATCCCTCTTCCTCAGGACAACACAGATCCAACGTCACAACAAGCTACAgcggggcagcagcagcagcagcagccgctcaGCCTGGTGAAGAACCAGCAACCA CAGCGAGGGCCGGCTGCTGGAGCTGAGAACATCGTGTCTGGAGTCAGGACCGGACGTAGACGATGGGGTCAAACATCGTTCAAGCGAGTCGACAGCTGGGACGACGGTGACGACACAGGCGCTGGAGGTTCCATCTCCAAAAAACCCACCATAAGCTCTCTGAAAGAGAGGACGCTCAATGGACACGGCTGTCG aTTTCCGGAGTCAAAGAACAACACAGTAGCTAAGTTATCGAGCGGCAGCGGGCTCAAGAGAACGGACTCCACCTCCTCATCTGCCAAGCAGCACTACCTCCGCCAGTCCAGGTATCTGCCag GCATTAATCCAAAAAGCAACTCCTCAGGACGAAGCCAGGTGACCGGCAGGAACCTGTGGGACAACTCGTGTCCTACCAGAGGACGGGCCCTGGAATTCCATCTTAATAAAG ataaGCAGCTTCTGAAGGAAAAGAACCTGGAGGAAGTTGATCTTTCCAAAG ACTCGTTAATGAGCAACAACCAAACCAAGACAAATAAATCAGCTGCTCAGAAGAGTGAAGCGGCAGCAGCTCGACTGAAGAACACGCCGATCGAAGGCGACTCTGCAA TTGATCTCTCCTCAACTGCTGATCTGAGAACTGATTCCAAAACCAGAATGTGTAAGAACAAGATCTCTTCAAATAAACTGGCCCCCTCAAATGAAG agtATGAAAGGTGGAGGAGCAGATCTGTGAATCCTCACATCTCTGGATCCAGCAGCGGCTCTGCGGCGAACAAAAGCTCCTCACGGGGCACAAACAACCAGCCGGTGCACGGACGAGTCGACTGGGCCGCCAAGTACGGAGGCCACCGGTAG